In Holophagales bacterium, one DNA window encodes the following:
- a CDS encoding glycosyltransferase translates to MKPLSIALLGSRGVPSRYGGYETLMDELAPRLVARGFAVTVYGRTHAVRRRVRRHRGARVILLPALRGKHLETPSHTFLSFLHARGEGFDAALVVNSANAMFLPLLRLAGIPTALNVDGIEKRRAKWGAFGRAVYALSERLACHLPDVLVTDAEIIRRHYLARYDTPSVVITYGVAPRPLPPTRLLPKLGLESRRYFLYVSRFEPENNPHRVVAAYREAGGDLPLVMVGDAPYAHAFIRSFTEGTDRRVLFPGAIYGPGYRELLSHALAYIQATEVGGTHPALVEAMGYGNCVLANDTPEHREVAGDTARYFPVRDPRALATLLDWARLEPGEAAALGKRAAERALTRHGWEEVADRYAALLTALGRGRCYNPPDVARADPAAL, encoded by the coding sequence GTGAAACCTCTCTCGATCGCCCTGCTCGGCAGCCGCGGCGTCCCCTCCCGCTACGGCGGCTACGAGACGCTGATGGACGAGCTCGCGCCGCGCCTCGTGGCGCGCGGCTTCGCGGTGACCGTCTACGGACGGACGCACGCCGTGCGCCGCCGCGTGCGGCGCCATCGCGGGGCGCGAGTGATCCTCCTGCCCGCCCTGCGCGGCAAGCACCTCGAGACGCCGAGCCACACCTTCCTGTCGTTCCTCCACGCCCGCGGCGAAGGCTTCGACGCCGCGCTGGTGGTGAACTCCGCCAACGCCATGTTCTTGCCGCTTCTGCGCCTCGCCGGCATTCCCACGGCGCTCAACGTCGACGGGATCGAGAAGCGCCGTGCCAAGTGGGGAGCCTTCGGCCGCGCGGTGTACGCGCTCTCCGAGCGGCTCGCCTGCCACTTGCCCGACGTCCTGGTGACCGACGCCGAGATCATCCGCCGGCACTATCTCGCCCGCTACGACACCCCGTCGGTCGTCATCACCTACGGCGTCGCTCCCCGCCCGCTGCCCCCGACGCGGCTGCTGCCGAAGCTCGGACTCGAGAGCCGGCGCTACTTCCTCTACGTCAGCCGCTTCGAGCCGGAGAACAACCCGCACCGCGTCGTCGCGGCCTATCGCGAGGCGGGCGGCGACCTGCCGCTGGTAATGGTCGGGGACGCACCTTACGCGCACGCCTTCATTCGCTCCTTCACCGAGGGCACCGACCGCCGAGTGCTCTTTCCCGGGGCGATCTACGGCCCGGGCTACCGCGAGCTGCTCTCGCATGCGCTCGCCTACATCCAGGCGACGGAGGTCGGCGGCACGCATCCGGCGCTCGTCGAGGCGATGGGTTACGGCAACTGCGTGCTGGCCAACGACACGCCCGAACACCGCGAGGTCGCCGGCGACACGGCGCGCTACTTCCCGGTGCGGGATCCCCGGGCGCTTGCCACCCTGCTCGACTGGGCGCGGCTCGAACCCGGCGAAGCCGCTGCGCTCGGGAAGCGTGCGGCCGAGCGTGCGCTCACCCGCCACGGCTGGGAGGAGGTCGCCGACCGCTACGCCGCGCTGCTCACCGCCCTCGGCCGAGGGCGTTGCTACAATCCACCCGACGTCGCTCGGGCGGATCCAGCCGCTCTCTGA
- a CDS encoding 4-hydroxythreonine-4-phosphate dehydrogenase PdxA: protein MRPVLALTQGDPAGIGPEILLKALARFSAERALPLLVAERAALEAVRPLVPAGVWERLFFLGSPPTRGELERAGERIPVLDPVGAPRVIALGRSGSDDAAGAMAALDAAIALARAGTVDALVTAPVSKGSIARHLLPGFVGHTDYLAAACGLERYGRDYLMAFLSPGLRVALLSVHVPLLEALRAITGESLLEALTCLHRHGAGRIALAGFNPHAGEEGLLGSEDRDLLAPAVAEARRRGINAHGPESADSLFARARRGEFDWVLSLFHDQGLIAVKTASFGAATNWTVGLPFLRTSVDHGTAFHLAGTGRADEGPMLAVLDTTLELLASPG, encoded by the coding sequence ATGCGCCCTGTTCTCGCCCTCACCCAGGGCGATCCTGCCGGAATCGGCCCGGAGATCCTGCTCAAGGCCCTCGCTCGGTTCTCTGCCGAGCGGGCGCTGCCGCTGCTCGTGGCCGAGCGCGCCGCGCTCGAGGCGGTCCGTCCGCTCGTCCCCGCCGGTGTGTGGGAGCGGCTGTTCTTCCTCGGTTCGCCGCCGACGCGTGGCGAGCTCGAACGCGCCGGCGAGCGGATTCCGGTTCTCGATCCGGTCGGAGCGCCTCGGGTGATCGCGCTCGGTCGCTCCGGTAGCGACGACGCGGCCGGCGCGATGGCCGCCCTCGACGCCGCCATCGCCCTCGCTCGGGCCGGTACCGTCGACGCCCTGGTCACGGCGCCGGTCAGCAAGGGGTCGATCGCCCGCCACCTGTTGCCCGGCTTCGTCGGCCACACCGACTACCTCGCCGCCGCCTGCGGGCTGGAGCGCTACGGGCGCGACTACCTGATGGCGTTCCTGTCGCCGGGCCTGCGCGTCGCGCTGCTTTCGGTGCACGTGCCGCTGCTCGAAGCGCTGCGCGCGATCACCGGGGAGAGCCTGCTCGAGGCGTTGACGTGTCTTCATCGCCATGGCGCCGGACGGATCGCCCTGGCCGGCTTCAATCCCCATGCCGGAGAAGAGGGCCTGCTCGGCAGCGAAGACCGTGACCTGCTCGCCCCGGCGGTTGCCGAGGCGCGGCGGCGCGGCATCAACGCGCACGGGCCGGAGAGCGCCGACTCGCTCTTCGCACGCGCCCGGCGCGGGGAGTTCGACTGGGTCCTGTCGCTCTTCCACGATCAGGGGCTGATCGCGGTCAAGACGGCGAGCTTCGGCGCGGCGACGAACTGGACGGTCGGTCTGCCCTTCCTGCGCACCTCGGTCGACCACGGCACCGCTTTCCACCTCGCCGGCACCGGACGAGCTGACGAGGGGCCGATGCTCGCGGTGCTCGACACCACCCTCGAGCTGCTCGCGTCGCCCGGCTGA
- a CDS encoding glycosyltransferase family 2 protein, which yields MAASSVPLISGVVVHWRAEEDLARLVAAWPPDPRFELVVVDNASSRALPEREDVHWLRPAENLGFAGGANLGARSARGGAILLLNPDVVPREGALRALAEGLAARPDAAGLVPRLVGPDGDEQARWQLRPLPTVVDLLGHAFFLGGPTGPATPPLAGAPIAQPAAAALLVRRSAWEQLGGLDERFHPAWFEDVDLARRADAAGMRFLYWPSAVFSHRLGGSVSELGYGPFLAAYFRNLARYLGLHHGPAARILLRLLLPLGLLLRLALLPLRKARHAASRSAAAAALWRVVGDALRGWPEP from the coding sequence ATGGCCGCCTCGTCCGTCCCGCTGATCAGTGGCGTGGTGGTGCACTGGCGGGCGGAGGAGGATCTCGCCCGGCTGGTCGCCGCCTGGCCGCCCGACCCTCGCTTCGAGCTCGTGGTCGTGGACAACGCCTCCTCCCGGGCGTTGCCCGAGCGGGAAGACGTGCACTGGCTGCGCCCGGCGGAGAATCTCGGGTTCGCCGGCGGCGCCAACCTCGGTGCGCGCAGTGCACGGGGAGGGGCCATCCTGCTGCTGAACCCGGACGTCGTCCCGCGCGAGGGGGCGCTTCGCGCGCTTGCCGAAGGGCTCGCAGCCCGACCCGACGCGGCGGGGCTGGTACCCCGCCTCGTCGGACCCGACGGCGACGAGCAGGCTCGCTGGCAGCTTCGCCCGCTGCCCACCGTCGTCGATCTGCTCGGTCACGCCTTCTTTCTCGGCGGCCCGACCGGCCCCGCCACGCCGCCGCTCGCCGGAGCCCCGATCGCCCAGCCCGCCGCCGCCGCGCTTCTCGTGCGGCGGTCCGCCTGGGAGCAGCTCGGTGGTCTCGACGAACGCTTCCACCCCGCCTGGTTCGAGGACGTCGACCTCGCCCGTCGCGCCGACGCGGCGGGCATGCGCTTCCTCTACTGGCCTTCGGCCGTCTTCTCGCACCGGCTCGGCGGAAGCGTCTCCGAGCTCGGCTACGGACCGTTCCTCGCCGCCTACTTCCGCAACCTGGCGCGCTATCTGGGTCTGCACCACGGCCCGGCCGCCAGGATCCTCCTGCGCCTGCTGCTGCCGCTCGGACTCCTGCTCCGCCTCGCGCTCCTGCCGCTGCGCAAGGCGCGCCATGCCGCCTCTCGCTCCGCAGCCGCGGCGGCCCTCTGGCGCGTGGTCGGCGATGCGCTTCGCGGCTGGCCCGAGCCATGA
- a CDS encoding M48 family metallopeptidase, which yields MSLVRLFGRKRRAPQTEPRSLDVDGLVYELRWSTRRRTVEIAIDARGRLRLAAPSGCAPSFLVEFARRKRPWVDKHLAARAARGPVPAAPTFGEGDRLPCLGEPLPLHLVDRRRPILELVDGRFELSREAVGKGRHHFVRWARRHASAWIGERVERIAGEVGRAPIGVAVREMGRRWGSCARDGRIAFNWRLILLDPALVDYVIVHELAHLAEHHHGPAFWRLVECDQPDFRARRRALRHASVEIGWTWD from the coding sequence ATGAGTCTCGTGCGCCTGTTCGGCCGGAAACGTCGCGCGCCGCAGACCGAGCCGCGCTCGCTCGACGTCGACGGTCTCGTCTACGAGCTGCGCTGGAGCACGCGCCGACGGACGGTCGAGATCGCCATCGACGCGCGCGGGCGGTTGCGCCTCGCCGCGCCGTCGGGCTGCGCCCCGTCGTTCCTCGTCGAGTTCGCCCGGCGGAAACGTCCCTGGGTGGACAAGCACCTCGCGGCGCGGGCGGCGCGCGGCCCCGTGCCGGCGGCCCCGACCTTCGGCGAAGGCGACCGCCTCCCTTGCCTCGGCGAGCCGTTGCCCCTGCATCTCGTCGATCGCCGTCGGCCGATTCTCGAGTTGGTCGACGGGAGGTTCGAGCTGTCGCGTGAGGCGGTGGGAAAGGGACGTCATCACTTCGTGCGCTGGGCCCGGCGGCATGCCAGCGCGTGGATCGGCGAGCGCGTCGAGCGGATTGCCGGCGAGGTCGGACGGGCTCCGATCGGCGTGGCGGTCCGCGAGATGGGGCGGCGCTGGGGCTCGTGTGCGCGCGACGGCCGGATCGCCTTCAATTGGCGGCTGATCCTCCTCGACCCGGCGCTGGTCGATTACGTCATCGTGCACGAGCTCGCCCATCTGGCCGAGCACCATCACGGGCCCGCGTTCTGGCGCCTCGTCGAGTGCGATCAGCCGGACTTTCGCGCACGCCGGCGTGCCTTGCGGCACGCCAGCGTCGAGATCGGGTGGACCTGGGACTGA
- a CDS encoding glycosyltransferase family 2 protein, protein MSRSPLVSVAIVTHDSAADLPACFAAIDALEHRPLELVVVDCASRDESVAVARRHAPVNLPTTVEPLGENRGFAGGMNAALALATGEWVLTLNADAQPRPDFLAHLLDAARVDRGASGPSAPVGGVTGRLVRPARGSEPRRLDACGMRLVPTWRHLDRGSGELDRGQLATPARVFGATGAASLWRRAALEDVAVDGEIFDPRFHSYREDAELCFRLRERGWEVVYEPRAVAEHRRHNLPARRAAMATAINRHSLKNRYLLRLYHQTTLNLVTTALPALLRDALALGYVLVRERESLDAYAWLWRNRSDLWRRRKAIQARRTVGALALERWFWRSALPW, encoded by the coding sequence ATGAGCCGTTCTCCGTTGGTCTCGGTGGCGATCGTCACCCACGATTCGGCTGCCGACCTTCCCGCCTGTTTCGCGGCGATCGACGCCCTCGAACACCGGCCGCTCGAGCTCGTGGTGGTCGACTGCGCGAGTCGTGACGAGAGCGTCGCCGTCGCCCGGCGGCACGCTCCGGTGAACCTGCCGACGACCGTCGAGCCGCTCGGCGAGAACCGTGGCTTCGCCGGCGGAATGAACGCCGCCCTGGCGCTTGCCACGGGCGAGTGGGTGCTGACGCTCAACGCCGACGCACAACCGCGCCCCGACTTCCTCGCCCACCTGCTCGATGCCGCCCGGGTCGACCGGGGTGCGAGTGGACCCTCGGCACCGGTCGGCGGGGTGACCGGGCGCCTGGTGCGACCGGCACGGGGGAGCGAGCCGCGGCGGCTCGACGCCTGCGGCATGCGCCTGGTGCCGACCTGGCGACATCTCGATCGCGGCTCGGGCGAGCTCGATCGCGGTCAGCTCGCCACGCCCGCCCGCGTCTTCGGCGCGACCGGTGCAGCCTCGCTCTGGCGACGGGCGGCGCTCGAGGACGTGGCCGTGGACGGCGAGATCTTCGATCCGCGCTTCCACTCCTACCGCGAGGACGCCGAGCTCTGCTTCCGCCTGCGCGAACGGGGCTGGGAGGTCGTCTACGAACCGCGGGCGGTCGCCGAGCACCGCCGGCACAACCTGCCGGCGAGACGGGCGGCGATGGCGACGGCGATCAACCGTCACTCGCTGAAGAACCGCTACCTGCTGCGGCTGTATCATCAGACGACGCTCAATCTCGTGACGACGGCGCTGCCGGCGCTCCTGCGCGACGCGCTCGCTCTCGGCTACGTACTAGTCAGGGAGCGCGAGTCCCTCGACGCCTACGCCTGGCTCTGGCGCAACCGGAGCGATCTCTGGCGACGGCGCAAGGCGATCCAGGCCCGCCGTACCGTCGGTGCGCTGGCGCTCGAACGCTGGTTCTGGCGGAGCGCACTTCCCTGGTGA
- the serS gene encoding serine--tRNA ligase, which translates to MLSRDLLRSDPERVRRALADRHHSTDLLDAWQALDTERRTLLVDLEDAKRRRNEASKEIGKLKAQGADAGAAIAAVSDLKGRIESGEARLAALDPELEAIEMTIPNLPHETVPRGADERANRVERVWGEPRVFDFEPKAHWDLGTALGILDFERGAKVAGARFTASFGAGARLERALISFMLDLHTLEHGLTEVLPPFIVNRESLLGTGQLPKFEQDLFHLEGFPYYLIPTSEVPVTNLHRGEILEAAALPIRYTAYSPCFRSEAGSYGKDVRGLIRQHQFNKVEMVHFATEETSFDELELMTANAGRVMERLGLPYRVVCLSTGDMGFSATKTYDLEVWLPGQNAYREISSCSNCGDFQARRAGIRYRPADGGKPKLAHTLNGSGLAVGRTLIAILENFQEADGSVTVPPALRPYMGGVERITGR; encoded by the coding sequence ATGCTCTCGCGAGACCTTCTCCGCAGCGACCCCGAGCGCGTTCGCCGCGCTCTCGCCGACCGCCACCACTCGACCGACCTGCTCGACGCCTGGCAGGCGCTCGACACCGAACGCCGCACCCTCCTTGTCGACCTCGAGGACGCCAAACGTCGGCGTAACGAGGCGAGCAAGGAGATCGGCAAGCTCAAGGCGCAGGGCGCCGACGCCGGGGCAGCGATCGCCGCGGTCTCGGATCTCAAGGGGCGGATCGAGTCGGGGGAGGCACGCCTCGCGGCGCTCGATCCCGAGCTCGAGGCGATCGAGATGACGATTCCCAACCTGCCGCACGAGACGGTGCCGCGCGGTGCCGACGAGCGGGCCAACCGCGTCGAGCGGGTGTGGGGCGAGCCGCGGGTCTTCGACTTCGAGCCGAAGGCGCACTGGGACCTCGGCACGGCGCTCGGCATCCTCGATTTCGAGCGTGGCGCCAAGGTGGCCGGGGCACGGTTCACCGCCTCGTTCGGCGCCGGGGCGCGACTTGAGCGGGCGCTCATCTCGTTCATGCTCGACCTGCACACCCTCGAGCACGGTCTGACCGAGGTGTTGCCGCCGTTCATCGTCAACCGGGAAAGCCTTCTCGGGACCGGACAGTTGCCGAAGTTCGAGCAGGATCTCTTCCACCTCGAAGGGTTCCCGTACTACCTGATCCCCACCTCCGAGGTGCCGGTCACCAACCTGCACCGCGGCGAGATCCTCGAAGCCGCGGCGCTGCCGATCCGCTACACCGCCTACTCGCCCTGCTTCCGTAGCGAGGCGGGCTCGTACGGCAAGGACGTGCGCGGCCTCATCCGCCAGCACCAGTTCAACAAAGTCGAGATGGTGCACTTCGCTACCGAGGAGACGAGCTTCGACGAGCTCGAGCTGATGACCGCCAACGCCGGGCGGGTGATGGAGCGGCTCGGCCTGCCGTACCGCGTCGTCTGCCTCTCGACCGGCGACATGGGTTTCTCGGCGACCAAGACCTACGACCTCGAAGTCTGGCTGCCGGGACAGAACGCCTATCGCGAGATCTCCTCCTGCTCGAACTGCGGCGACTTCCAGGCGCGACGCGCCGGCATCCGCTACCGGCCTGCCGACGGCGGCAAGCCGAAGCTCGCCCACACCCTGAACGGCTCGGGCCTCGCGGTCGGCCGGACGCTGATCGCCATTCTCGAGAACTTCCAGGAGGCCGACGGCAGTGTCACCGTGCCGCCGGCGCTCCGGCCTTACATGGGTGGTGTCGAGCGGATCACCGGCCGGTGA
- a CDS encoding L,D-transpeptidase, whose translation MNDPLGSTRSIPPPEPPPPKRRIWLRLLGLALLAVVLVAVAASAALARFGGAYADVPFVATNSLAVDPEAKVISPAKAEKIEARLASFRPTGIYVTVDTYRNRLKVFEGDRQVREAVCSTGTGIVLRDPRSGRKWVFDTPLGEFPILRKQKNPVWSKPDWAFVEEGYEPPPAGSEDRFDNVSLGDYALYMPDGYIIHGTIFKTLLGKRVTHGCVRLGDQDLEFVYKTVPVGARVFMY comes from the coding sequence ATGAACGACCCGCTCGGCTCGACGAGGAGCATCCCGCCCCCGGAGCCGCCTCCGCCGAAGCGCCGGATCTGGCTGCGCCTGCTCGGCCTCGCCCTGCTCGCCGTGGTGCTGGTCGCCGTCGCCGCCTCGGCGGCTCTCGCCCGCTTCGGTGGGGCCTACGCCGACGTCCCCTTCGTCGCCACCAACAGCCTCGCTGTCGATCCCGAAGCGAAGGTCATCTCGCCGGCCAAGGCGGAGAAGATCGAGGCGCGCCTCGCCTCGTTCCGGCCGACGGGGATCTACGTCACGGTCGACACCTACCGCAATCGCCTGAAGGTCTTCGAGGGCGATCGCCAGGTGCGCGAGGCGGTCTGCTCGACCGGCACCGGCATCGTGCTGCGCGACCCACGCTCGGGGCGCAAGTGGGTCTTCGACACGCCGCTCGGCGAGTTCCCGATCCTTCGCAAGCAGAAGAACCCGGTCTGGAGCAAGCCGGACTGGGCCTTCGTCGAAGAGGGCTACGAACCGCCGCCGGCCGGCTCGGAAGATCGTTTCGACAACGTCTCGCTCGGCGACTACGCGCTCTACATGCCCGACGGGTACATCATCCACGGCACCATCTTCAAGACGCTGCTCGGCAAACGGGTGACGCACGGCTGCGTCCGGCTCGGAGACCAGGACCTTGAATTCGTCTACAAGACGGTTCCTGTCGGCGCTCGCGTTTTCATGTACTAG
- a CDS encoding glycosyltransferase family 2 protein codes for MSDTVAVVPTLGWSPRLAETLAALRADGGARLETVVVWQGEASPPRELAADRLLTSVANLGFSGAINLALADGDAPFVALVNDDATVEPGWLAAMHAGLDEAREVAAVQGVNLLDDGTTTDRIDGCGLAWNNAWQAVQVGRSAPALAPTASPFEVFGVSATAALYRREALLDASLRPGELLDASLFAYYEDVDLACRLRGRGRSALCVPAARARHLGSVSGDRMGDRRWIWIHAHRLLVLARLLGRRFWPRLPRLLLRDLADTLSPRAARPGPAALGAAWRAAWRLLPRFARRGPSLVPLAELARFRVGSDGWPPRPSR; via the coding sequence GTGAGCGACACGGTCGCCGTGGTGCCGACGCTCGGCTGGAGCCCCCGGCTCGCCGAGACGCTCGCCGCGCTGCGAGCCGACGGCGGCGCGCGCCTCGAAACCGTCGTCGTCTGGCAGGGCGAGGCGTCGCCGCCGCGGGAGCTCGCGGCCGATCGCCTCCTCACCTCTGTTGCCAACCTCGGTTTCAGCGGTGCGATCAACCTCGCGCTCGCCGACGGCGACGCTCCCTTCGTCGCCCTGGTCAACGACGACGCGACGGTCGAGCCGGGCTGGCTCGCCGCGATGCACGCCGGCCTCGACGAGGCGCGCGAGGTGGCCGCGGTTCAGGGCGTCAATCTGCTCGACGATGGCACGACGACCGATCGGATCGACGGTTGCGGTCTCGCCTGGAACAACGCCTGGCAGGCGGTCCAGGTCGGGCGCTCCGCTCCCGCTCTGGCGCCGACAGCTTCGCCCTTCGAGGTCTTCGGGGTCTCGGCCACGGCCGCGCTCTACCGCCGCGAGGCACTGCTCGACGCGAGCCTTCGTCCCGGCGAGTTGCTCGACGCCTCGCTCTTCGCCTACTACGAGGACGTCGACCTTGCCTGCCGGCTGCGCGGCCGGGGACGCTCGGCGCTCTGCGTTCCGGCCGCGCGGGCGCGCCACCTCGGCTCGGTGAGCGGCGACAGGATGGGAGACCGTCGCTGGATCTGGATCCACGCCCACCGTCTCCTGGTGCTCGCGCGGTTGCTCGGTCGCCGCTTCTGGCCCCGCCTGCCACGACTCCTGCTGCGCGATCTCGCGGACACGCTGTCGCCGCGCGCCGCGCGTCCCGGACCCGCCGCGCTCGGCGCCGCCTGGCGTGCGGCCTGGCGTCTCCTCCCGCGCTTCGCCCGCCGCGGCCCTTCGCTCGTCCCGCTCGCCGAGCTCGCGCGCTTCCGGGTAGGCTCGGACGGATGGCCGCCTCGTCCGTCCCGCTGA
- the purD gene encoding phosphoribosylamine--glycine ligase, with the protein MKVLVVGSGGREHALCWKLRQSPLLTELYCAPGNPGIAAVADRVPLAADDIQELAEFAQEMRIDLTVVGPELPLSLGIVDEFEKRGLAIFGPRRAAAEIEGSKVFSKEFMARQGIPTAAFEVVRDVAAARAACQRFGFPVVLKADGLASGKGVVIPQNEEELAAALDMFFTQRRFGVSADRVVVEQCLVGEEVSLIALSDGHRVLPLAAAKDYKRVGDGDSGPNTGGMGSHSPAGVLGADEAAAVLEQVLRPTVDGLAAENRPFRGFLYAGLMLTPDGPRVLEFNARLGDPEAQVLLLRLEDDLLPLLAAGAEGAFGTSRLHFRKEAAACLVLASQGYPDRPVTGEPIDGLDEAAAVEGVAVFHAATALEDGRVVSAGGRVLNVCATGANLAEALRRAYAAAAKIDWPSKILRHDIGRRVVASVVAADS; encoded by the coding sequence ATGAAGGTCCTGGTGGTCGGCTCCGGTGGCCGGGAGCATGCCCTGTGCTGGAAGCTGCGGCAGAGCCCCCTGCTCACCGAGCTCTACTGTGCGCCGGGCAATCCGGGAATCGCCGCGGTGGCCGACCGCGTGCCGCTCGCCGCCGACGACATCCAGGAGCTCGCCGAGTTCGCCCAGGAGATGCGCATCGACTTGACCGTCGTCGGTCCCGAGCTGCCGCTCTCGCTCGGCATCGTCGACGAGTTCGAGAAGCGTGGGCTCGCCATCTTCGGGCCGCGGCGCGCTGCCGCCGAGATCGAGGGCAGCAAGGTCTTCTCCAAGGAGTTCATGGCGCGACAGGGGATCCCGACCGCAGCCTTCGAGGTGGTGCGCGATGTGGCGGCGGCACGCGCTGCCTGCCAACGCTTCGGCTTCCCGGTCGTCCTGAAGGCGGACGGTTTGGCCTCCGGCAAGGGCGTCGTCATCCCGCAGAACGAGGAGGAGCTCGCCGCGGCGCTCGACATGTTCTTCACCCAGCGGCGGTTCGGCGTCTCGGCGGATCGCGTGGTCGTCGAACAGTGCCTGGTCGGCGAGGAGGTCTCGCTCATCGCCCTCTCCGACGGGCACCGTGTCCTGCCGCTTGCGGCGGCGAAGGACTACAAGCGGGTCGGCGACGGCGACAGCGGACCGAACACCGGCGGCATGGGATCGCACAGCCCGGCCGGGGTGCTCGGCGCCGACGAAGCCGCCGCGGTGCTCGAGCAGGTGCTGCGGCCGACCGTCGATGGGCTCGCCGCGGAGAATCGCCCGTTTCGCGGCTTTCTCTACGCCGGACTGATGCTCACTCCCGACGGGCCGCGGGTGCTCGAGTTCAACGCGCGCCTCGGCGATCCCGAAGCGCAGGTTCTCCTGCTGCGACTCGAAGACGACCTTCTGCCGTTGCTCGCCGCGGGAGCGGAGGGAGCCTTCGGCACGTCGCGGCTGCACTTCCGCAAAGAGGCGGCGGCTTGTCTCGTGCTGGCGAGCCAGGGCTATCCCGACCGTCCCGTCACCGGGGAACCGATCGACGGCCTCGACGAGGCCGCCGCGGTCGAAGGCGTCGCCGTCTTCCATGCCGCGACGGCGCTCGAGGACGGGCGGGTGGTGAGCGCCGGAGGGCGGGTGTTGAACGTCTGCGCCACCGGAGCGAACCTCGCCGAGGCGTTGCGGCGGGCCTACGCCGCGGCCGCCAAAATCGACTGGCCGAGCAAGATCCTGCGCCACGACATCGGCCGTCGGGTCGTCGCCTCGGTGGTTGCAGCCGACAGCTGA
- a CDS encoding sugar transferase, producing the protein MLKQRARIVAAFVFSLDLALIAAAFFLAFWGRHDLAPRLAPGQFGSSFYPLRQYLPLLPISLAVWAPLLWFSGRYRSHRTVSLRTETVALLRLTAVAAALLTLVVYALRLDARLLAGDKISRLWLLLFPALSGALLISEKIALRATSRWVRSRGLNFRTVLVVGTGRQARSLAQFLEGHRQWGYRLLGFVAGRGEEHDGTVAGHPVLGELADLPALVQQNVIDEVLFAVSRRDLDDIEDLYLCLQEQGIITRFALDFFPHTQARMAIDELDGVPLLTFTTSPSSPLLLLIKRLLDVALSVLLMLLGLPVLLLVAFAIKLSTRGTVLFRQTRCGLNGRTFTLYKFRTMVEDAEELQRDLLHLNEMDGPVFKLREDPRVTVLGRFLRKFSLDELPQFWNVLRGDMSLVGPRPPIPEEVARYERWQRRRLAMKPGLTCLWQVSGRNELDFQQWMELDLEYIDTWTPWLDLKILLKTIPAVLSGRGAS; encoded by the coding sequence ATGCTCAAGCAACGCGCTCGCATCGTCGCCGCCTTCGTCTTCTCGCTCGATCTCGCACTGATCGCGGCGGCGTTCTTCCTTGCCTTCTGGGGTCGCCACGACCTGGCGCCGCGCCTCGCGCCAGGGCAGTTCGGCAGCAGCTTCTATCCGCTCCGCCAGTACCTCCCCCTGCTGCCCATCTCTCTCGCGGTGTGGGCTCCGCTGCTCTGGTTCTCCGGCCGCTACCGCTCGCATCGCACCGTCTCGCTGCGCACCGAGACCGTGGCGTTGCTGCGGCTGACCGCTGTCGCCGCCGCCCTGCTCACGCTGGTCGTCTACGCCCTGCGCCTCGACGCCCGCCTGCTCGCCGGCGACAAGATCAGCCGCCTCTGGCTGCTGCTCTTCCCGGCGCTCTCCGGCGCTCTGCTCATCTCGGAGAAGATCGCGCTGCGAGCCACCTCGCGCTGGGTGCGCTCGCGGGGGCTCAACTTCCGCACCGTCCTGGTGGTCGGGACGGGCCGGCAGGCGCGCTCGCTCGCCCAGTTCCTCGAGGGCCATCGCCAGTGGGGCTACCGCCTGCTCGGCTTCGTCGCCGGGCGCGGCGAGGAGCACGACGGCACGGTCGCCGGCCATCCGGTGCTCGGCGAGCTCGCCGACCTGCCCGCGCTGGTGCAACAGAACGTCATCGACGAGGTGCTCTTCGCGGTGAGCCGCCGCGACCTCGACGACATCGAGGACCTCTACCTCTGCCTGCAGGAGCAGGGGATCATCACCCGGTTCGCGCTCGATTTCTTCCCGCACACCCAGGCGCGGATGGCGATCGACGAGCTCGACGGCGTGCCGCTGCTGACCTTCACCACCTCGCCGTCGAGCCCGTTGCTGTTGCTGATCAAGCGCCTCCTCGACGTCGCGCTCTCGGTCCTGCTCATGCTGCTCGGGCTGCCGGTGCTGCTGCTCGTCGCCTTCGCCATCAAGCTCAGCACGCGAGGCACCGTGCTCTTCCGCCAGACGCGCTGCGGGCTCAACGGGCGTACCTTCACCCTCTACAAGTTCCGCACCATGGTCGAGGACGCCGAAGAGCTGCAACGCGACCTGCTGCACCTCAACGAGATGGACGGACCGGTGTTCAAGCTGCGCGAGGACCCGCGCGTGACCGTCCTGGGCCGCTTCCTGCGCAAGTTCAGCCTCGACGAGCTGCCGCAGTTCTGGAACGTGCTGCGCGGCGACATGAGCCTGGTCGGCCCGCGGCCGCCGATCCCCGAGGAGGTGGCGCGCTACGAACGCTGGCAGCGCCGGCGCCTGGCGATGAAACCCGGACTCACCTGCCTCTGGCAGGTCAGTGGGCGCAACGAGCTCGACTTCCAGCAGTGGATGGAGCTCGACCTCGAGTACATCGACACCTGGACCCCCTGGCTCGACCTGAAGATCCTGCTCAAGACGATCCCCGCGGTGCTTTCCGGCCGCGGGGCGTCTTGA